A window of the Dunckerocampus dactyliophorus isolate RoL2022-P2 chromosome 19, RoL_Ddac_1.1, whole genome shotgun sequence genome harbors these coding sequences:
- the enpp1 gene encoding ectonucleotide pyrophosphatase/phosphodiesterase family member 1 isoform X2 — MEAKQTEEQSVSVLGTLEPESQITQKKSNRCKIISGALILCLLLIILALAFSLSSSSSSSSEKGDGELWLQYEAASLGSEKPQCPSGFTRSPLILVSLDGFRAEYLKDHGSHLPVITKLRAWGTTTPHLRPMYPTKTFPNHYSIVTGLYPESHGIVDNKMYDVNRNAFFSLKTEEKFNPKWYQGEPVWITAKHHKLKTGTFFWPGSDVAINGSFPDFYKIYDKSTAFETRVSTLFEWLDLAQEKRPDLYTLYLEEPDSSGHRYGPASTQVIDALKHVDRIMGTLMDGLIQRNLLHCVNIIISSDHGMEEASCERAVFVSPYLKNTDDFTVIQGPAARIRPSSLPDDFFSFDYEGLMKNLSCRTPEQQMRPYLKEHLPKRLHFANNVRIERGHLYMEEGWQAALNRKEIKYCTGGFHGSDNVFTNMQAIFIGYGPGFKSSTVVPPFENIELYNLMCDLLGVPPAPNNGTHGSLNHLLKRPVHFPVHPAQLSHDIPCETSNLRPIADLNCSCQPRTTDEEEQLNRLMINRSDAKATLRRLHHPFGVPSVVLPDATFCLLHQTDYVIGYSQDRHMALWVSYTVPRVLKVFFLAPSLEACVRVDPRIPPATSQTCDNAYGLLHYPSLNGDGPLTDSLITSNMVPMFPAFKEQLDGLNVLSGPIFDEDYNGKVDAYKPSAPNEAHIPTHFFVILTSCGNSTLGPSNCKGPLRVRSFILPHRADYTESCSNGSDFTWVEDWMQLHTARVRDIELLTGLSFYHDRLSVEETLQLKTFLHSA; from the exons ATGGAAGCTAAGCAGACAGAGGAGCAGTCGGTGTCCGTGCTTGGGACCTTGGAGCCGGAGAGTCAGATCACACAGAAGAAGAGCAACCGTTGTAAAATCATCTCAGGG gcTCTGATTCTCTGCTTATTGTTGATCATCCTTGCACTGGCCTTTTctctgagcagcagcagcagcagcagcagcgagaAAG GTGATGGTGAGCTCTGGCTGCAGTATGAGGCGGCGTCATTGGGAAGTGAAAAGCCACAGTGTCCATCAGG TTTCACCAGGTCTCCCCTCATCCTGGTGTCCTTGGATGGTTTCCGGGCGGAATATCTGAAAGATCACGGCAGCCACCTCCCCGTGATCACCAAGTTAC GAGCCTGGGGTACAACCACACCACATTTGAGGCCAATGTATCCCACAAAGACATTCCCAAACCACTACAGCATCGTCACC GGTCTGTACCCGGAATCTCATGGGATTGTTGACAACAAGATGTACGATGTAAACCGGAATGCATTCTTCAGCTTGAAAACTGAGGAGAAGTTCAACCCGAAATGGTACCAAGGAGAACCA GTTTGGATCaccgccaagcatcacaaattAAAAACAGGAACCTTCTTCTGGCCCGGCTCAGATGTGGCCATCAATGGGAGCTTCCCGGATTTCTACAAAATCTACGATAA AAGCACCGCATTCGAGACCAGAGTGTCAACGCTGTTTGAGTGGCTGGATTTGGCGCAAGAAAAACG ACCTGACCTTTACACTTTGTACCTGGAAGAGCCTGACTCATCAGGACACCGCTATGGACCAGCAAGCACGCAG GTCATAGATGCTCTCAAGCACGTGGACCGGATTATGGGCACCCTGATGGATGGCCTGATCCAGAGAAACCTGCTCCACTGTGTCAACATTATCATTTCATCGGACCATG GCATGGAAGAAGCATCATGTGAAAGGGCAGTGTTTGTGTCTCCCTACCTGAAAAACACTGACGACTTTACTGTCATCCAAGGCCCAGCTGCTCGTATCAGACCCAGCAGCCTCCCAGATGACTTCTTTTCCT TTGACTACGAGGGCCTGATGAAGAACCTGTCG TGCAGGACCCCCGAGCAGCAAATGAGGCCGTATCTTAAAGAGCACCTCCCCAAACGGCTGCATTTTGCCAACAACGTGAGAATAGAGAGAGGCCACCTGTATATGGAAGAAGGCTGGCAGGCGGCGCT AAACAGGAAGGAAATCAAGTACTGTACGGGCGGGTTCCATGGTTCAGATAACGTCTTCACCAACATGCAG GCAATCTTCATCGGTTATGGTCCAGGATTTAAAAGCAGCACTGTTGTGCCTCCTTTTGAGAACATTGAACTCTACAACCTTATGTGCG ATCTTTTGGGTGTTCCTCCTGCTCCAAACAACGGTACACACGGGAGTCTGAACCACCTCTTGAAACGTCCAGTCCACTTCCCTGTTCACCCTGCACAGCTCTCCCATGACATCCCCTGTGAGACCAGTAACCTCCGCCCCATTGCCGACCTAAATTGCTCCTGCCAGCCCAGAACAACAGATGAG GAGGAACAGTTGAACAGATTAATGATTAATAGAAGTGATG ctAAAGCTACCTTACGCCGCCTGCACCATCCTTTCGGCGTCCCCAGCGTCGTCCTACCAGACGCCACCTTTTGTCTGCTTCACCAGACAGACTACGTTATTGGATACAGCCAAGACCGTCACATGGCTCTTTGGGTGTCGTACACCGTCCCCCGTGTG CTTAAAGTGTTTTTCTTGGCTCCATCTTTGGAGGCGTGTGTTCGCGTAGACCCTCGCATTCCACCGGCCACCAGCCAGACGTGTGACAACGCTTACGGCCTTCTGCATTACccca GTCTGAACGGTGATGGACCACTAACAGACTCACTCATCACAAGCAACATGGTGCCAATGTTCCCTGCATTTAAAG AGCAGCTGGATGGACTCAACGTACTGAGTGGACCAATATTTGATGAAGACTATAATGGGAAAGTTGACGCCTACAAGCCATCCGCACC GAACGAGGCCCACATCCCCACACATTTCTTTGTGATCCTGACCAGTTGTGGCAATTCCACACTGGGTCCTTCGAACTGTAAGGGTCCTCTTCGAGTTAGGTCCTTCATCCTGCCCCACAGAGCTGATTACACAGAGAGCTGCTCT AATGGCTCAGATTTCACGTGGGTGGAGGACTGGATGCAGCTGCACACCGCCCGCGTGCGGGACATCGAACTGCTGACTGGACTGAGCTTCTACCACGACAGGTTGTCCGTGGAAGAGACACTACAGCTGAAGACTTTTTTACACAGTGCTTGA
- the enpp1 gene encoding ectonucleotide pyrophosphatase/phosphodiesterase family member 1 isoform X1: MEAKQTEEQSVSVLGTLEPESQITQKKSNRCKIISGALILCLLLIILALAFSLSSSSSSSSEKGDGELWLQYEAASLGSEKPQCPSGFTRSPLILVSLDGFRAEYLKDHGSHLPVITKLRAWGTTTPHLRPMYPTKTFPNHYSIVTGLYPESHGIVDNKMYDVNRNAFFSLKTEEKFNPKWYQGEPVWITAKHHKLKTGTFFWPGSDVAINGSFPDFYKIYDKSTAFETRVSTLFEWLDLAQEKRPDLYTLYLEEPDSSGHRYGPASTQVIDALKHVDRIMGTLMDGLIQRNLLHCVNIIISSDHGMEEASCERAVFVSPYLKNTDDFTVIQGPAARIRPSSLPDDFFSFDYEGLMKNLSCRTPEQQMRPYLKEHLPKRLHFANNVRIERGHLYMEEGWQAALNRKEIKYCTGGFHGSDNVFTNMQAIFIGYGPGFKSSTVVPPFENIELYNLMCDLLGVPPAPNNGTHGSLNHLLKRPVHFPVHPAQLSHDIPCETSNLRPIADLNCSCQPRTTDEEEQLNRLMINRSDAKATLRRLHHPFGVPSVVLPDATFCLLHQTDYVIGYSQDRHMALWVSYTVPRVLKVFFLAPSLEACVRVDPRIPPATSQTCDNAYGLLHYPSLNGDGPLTDSLITSNMVPMFPAFKDVWVHFQIFLLPNYAEQLDGLNVLSGPIFDEDYNGKVDAYKPSAPNEAHIPTHFFVILTSCGNSTLGPSNCKGPLRVRSFILPHRADYTESCSNGSDFTWVEDWMQLHTARVRDIELLTGLSFYHDRLSVEETLQLKTFLHSA; this comes from the exons ATGGAAGCTAAGCAGACAGAGGAGCAGTCGGTGTCCGTGCTTGGGACCTTGGAGCCGGAGAGTCAGATCACACAGAAGAAGAGCAACCGTTGTAAAATCATCTCAGGG gcTCTGATTCTCTGCTTATTGTTGATCATCCTTGCACTGGCCTTTTctctgagcagcagcagcagcagcagcagcgagaAAG GTGATGGTGAGCTCTGGCTGCAGTATGAGGCGGCGTCATTGGGAAGTGAAAAGCCACAGTGTCCATCAGG TTTCACCAGGTCTCCCCTCATCCTGGTGTCCTTGGATGGTTTCCGGGCGGAATATCTGAAAGATCACGGCAGCCACCTCCCCGTGATCACCAAGTTAC GAGCCTGGGGTACAACCACACCACATTTGAGGCCAATGTATCCCACAAAGACATTCCCAAACCACTACAGCATCGTCACC GGTCTGTACCCGGAATCTCATGGGATTGTTGACAACAAGATGTACGATGTAAACCGGAATGCATTCTTCAGCTTGAAAACTGAGGAGAAGTTCAACCCGAAATGGTACCAAGGAGAACCA GTTTGGATCaccgccaagcatcacaaattAAAAACAGGAACCTTCTTCTGGCCCGGCTCAGATGTGGCCATCAATGGGAGCTTCCCGGATTTCTACAAAATCTACGATAA AAGCACCGCATTCGAGACCAGAGTGTCAACGCTGTTTGAGTGGCTGGATTTGGCGCAAGAAAAACG ACCTGACCTTTACACTTTGTACCTGGAAGAGCCTGACTCATCAGGACACCGCTATGGACCAGCAAGCACGCAG GTCATAGATGCTCTCAAGCACGTGGACCGGATTATGGGCACCCTGATGGATGGCCTGATCCAGAGAAACCTGCTCCACTGTGTCAACATTATCATTTCATCGGACCATG GCATGGAAGAAGCATCATGTGAAAGGGCAGTGTTTGTGTCTCCCTACCTGAAAAACACTGACGACTTTACTGTCATCCAAGGCCCAGCTGCTCGTATCAGACCCAGCAGCCTCCCAGATGACTTCTTTTCCT TTGACTACGAGGGCCTGATGAAGAACCTGTCG TGCAGGACCCCCGAGCAGCAAATGAGGCCGTATCTTAAAGAGCACCTCCCCAAACGGCTGCATTTTGCCAACAACGTGAGAATAGAGAGAGGCCACCTGTATATGGAAGAAGGCTGGCAGGCGGCGCT AAACAGGAAGGAAATCAAGTACTGTACGGGCGGGTTCCATGGTTCAGATAACGTCTTCACCAACATGCAG GCAATCTTCATCGGTTATGGTCCAGGATTTAAAAGCAGCACTGTTGTGCCTCCTTTTGAGAACATTGAACTCTACAACCTTATGTGCG ATCTTTTGGGTGTTCCTCCTGCTCCAAACAACGGTACACACGGGAGTCTGAACCACCTCTTGAAACGTCCAGTCCACTTCCCTGTTCACCCTGCACAGCTCTCCCATGACATCCCCTGTGAGACCAGTAACCTCCGCCCCATTGCCGACCTAAATTGCTCCTGCCAGCCCAGAACAACAGATGAG GAGGAACAGTTGAACAGATTAATGATTAATAGAAGTGATG ctAAAGCTACCTTACGCCGCCTGCACCATCCTTTCGGCGTCCCCAGCGTCGTCCTACCAGACGCCACCTTTTGTCTGCTTCACCAGACAGACTACGTTATTGGATACAGCCAAGACCGTCACATGGCTCTTTGGGTGTCGTACACCGTCCCCCGTGTG CTTAAAGTGTTTTTCTTGGCTCCATCTTTGGAGGCGTGTGTTCGCGTAGACCCTCGCATTCCACCGGCCACCAGCCAGACGTGTGACAACGCTTACGGCCTTCTGCATTACccca GTCTGAACGGTGATGGACCACTAACAGACTCACTCATCACAAGCAACATGGTGCCAATGTTCCCTGCATTTAAAG ATGTTTGGGTTCATTTCCAAATTTTCCTGCTTCCCAACTATGCAGAGCAGCTGGATGGACTCAACGTACTGAGTGGACCAATATTTGATGAAGACTATAATGGGAAAGTTGACGCCTACAAGCCATCCGCACC GAACGAGGCCCACATCCCCACACATTTCTTTGTGATCCTGACCAGTTGTGGCAATTCCACACTGGGTCCTTCGAACTGTAAGGGTCCTCTTCGAGTTAGGTCCTTCATCCTGCCCCACAGAGCTGATTACACAGAGAGCTGCTCT AATGGCTCAGATTTCACGTGGGTGGAGGACTGGATGCAGCTGCACACCGCCCGCGTGCGGGACATCGAACTGCTGACTGGACTGAGCTTCTACCACGACAGGTTGTCCGTGGAAGAGACACTACAGCTGAAGACTTTTTTACACAGTGCTTGA
- the bpnt1 gene encoding 3'(2'),5'-bisphosphate nucleotidase 1 has product MSGSPAVVLRLVASAYTVAEKAGDIVRKVLHRGELGIVEKDGANDLQTLADRLAQKSICASLSRRFPKATIIGEEDLPAEEVTEDLIENGQAEEILKKRCPAEYGGVKEEELVVWVDPLDGTKEYTEGLLDNVTVLIGIAYAGRAIAGVINQPFYNYQLGPGAKLGRTMWGILGVGAFGFQLREVPDDKRIVTTTRSHSNKLVTDCVNAMEPHEVIRVGGAGNKIIQLVEGKASAYVFASPGTKKWDTCAPEVILHCVGGKLTDMHNNAYRYDAEVKHLNSAGVLATLRNHDYYISRVPQSVLQALKSG; this is encoded by the exons ATGTCTGGGAGTCCAGCCGTGGTGCTTCGCTTGGTGGCATCAGCCTACACTGTGGCTGAAAAGGCTGGGGACATTGTGAGGAAGGTGCTTCACCGTGGAGAACTTGGCATTGTGGAAAAG GATGGCGCTAATGATCTGCAGACACTAGCGGACAGACTTGCACAGAAAAGCATTTGTGCTTCACTGTCCAGACGCTTCCCCAAAGCAACCATCATTGGCGAGGAG GACCTTCCCGCTGAGGAGGTGACCGAGGACCTGATTGAAAATGGCCAAGCAGAAGAAATCCTCAAGAAACGCTGTCCTGCTGAATATGGTGGAGTGAAAGAAGAAGAG CTAGTTGTGTGGGTGGATCCGCTTGATGGCACAAAGGAGTATACTGAAG GCCTCCTCGATAACGTGACTGTGCTTATTGGAATCGCGTACGCAGGCAGAGCGATCGCAGGCGTCATCAACCAGCCTTTCTACAACTACCAG CTTGGGCCGGGGGCAAAACTGGGAAGAACCATGTGGGGAATTCTCGGAGTGGGTGCCTTTGGATTTCAGTTGCGGGAAGTGCCAGACGATAAACGCATTGTCACAACCACACGTTCACATAGCAACAAGCTCGTAACAGACTGCGTTAATGCCATGGAACCTCATGAGGTTATACGAGTGGGCGGTGCAGGAAACAAG ATCATTCAGCTTGTTGAGGGGAAGGCTTCTGCATATGTCTTTGCAAGTCCAGGAACCAAGAAGTGGGACACGTGTGCTCCTGAAGTTATTCTGCATTGTGTTGGAG GTAAACTGACGGACATGCATAACAATGCATACCGCTATGATGCTGAAGTGAAGCACCTGAACTCTGCAGGTGTTCTTGCAACACTAAGAAACCACGACTACTACATCAGCAGAGTACCACAGTCGGTGCTGCAAGCCCTGAAGTCTGGCTGA
- the enpp1 gene encoding ectonucleotide pyrophosphatase/phosphodiesterase family member 1 isoform X3, with the protein MLGVGRRTFKQPKSQQSQEWLTAESVLHGDGELWLQYEAASLGSEKPQCPSGFTRSPLILVSLDGFRAEYLKDHGSHLPVITKLRAWGTTTPHLRPMYPTKTFPNHYSIVTGLYPESHGIVDNKMYDVNRNAFFSLKTEEKFNPKWYQGEPVWITAKHHKLKTGTFFWPGSDVAINGSFPDFYKIYDKSTAFETRVSTLFEWLDLAQEKRPDLYTLYLEEPDSSGHRYGPASTQVIDALKHVDRIMGTLMDGLIQRNLLHCVNIIISSDHGMEEASCERAVFVSPYLKNTDDFTVIQGPAARIRPSSLPDDFFSFDYEGLMKNLSCRTPEQQMRPYLKEHLPKRLHFANNVRIERGHLYMEEGWQAALNRKEIKYCTGGFHGSDNVFTNMQAIFIGYGPGFKSSTVVPPFENIELYNLMCDLLGVPPAPNNGTHGSLNHLLKRPVHFPVHPAQLSHDIPCETSNLRPIADLNCSCQPRTTDEEEQLNRLMINRSDAKATLRRLHHPFGVPSVVLPDATFCLLHQTDYVIGYSQDRHMALWVSYTVPRVLKVFFLAPSLEACVRVDPRIPPATSQTCDNAYGLLHYPSLNGDGPLTDSLITSNMVPMFPAFKDVWVHFQIFLLPNYAEQLDGLNVLSGPIFDEDYNGKVDAYKPSAPNEAHIPTHFFVILTSCGNSTLGPSNCKGPLRVRSFILPHRADYTESCSNGSDFTWVEDWMQLHTARVRDIELLTGLSFYHDRLSVEETLQLKTFLHSA; encoded by the exons ATGTTAGGAGTGGGCAGGAGGACTTTTAAGCAGCCTAAGAGTCAGCAGTCACAGGAATGGCTGACAGCTGAGTCTGTCCTGCATG GTGATGGTGAGCTCTGGCTGCAGTATGAGGCGGCGTCATTGGGAAGTGAAAAGCCACAGTGTCCATCAGG TTTCACCAGGTCTCCCCTCATCCTGGTGTCCTTGGATGGTTTCCGGGCGGAATATCTGAAAGATCACGGCAGCCACCTCCCCGTGATCACCAAGTTAC GAGCCTGGGGTACAACCACACCACATTTGAGGCCAATGTATCCCACAAAGACATTCCCAAACCACTACAGCATCGTCACC GGTCTGTACCCGGAATCTCATGGGATTGTTGACAACAAGATGTACGATGTAAACCGGAATGCATTCTTCAGCTTGAAAACTGAGGAGAAGTTCAACCCGAAATGGTACCAAGGAGAACCA GTTTGGATCaccgccaagcatcacaaattAAAAACAGGAACCTTCTTCTGGCCCGGCTCAGATGTGGCCATCAATGGGAGCTTCCCGGATTTCTACAAAATCTACGATAA AAGCACCGCATTCGAGACCAGAGTGTCAACGCTGTTTGAGTGGCTGGATTTGGCGCAAGAAAAACG ACCTGACCTTTACACTTTGTACCTGGAAGAGCCTGACTCATCAGGACACCGCTATGGACCAGCAAGCACGCAG GTCATAGATGCTCTCAAGCACGTGGACCGGATTATGGGCACCCTGATGGATGGCCTGATCCAGAGAAACCTGCTCCACTGTGTCAACATTATCATTTCATCGGACCATG GCATGGAAGAAGCATCATGTGAAAGGGCAGTGTTTGTGTCTCCCTACCTGAAAAACACTGACGACTTTACTGTCATCCAAGGCCCAGCTGCTCGTATCAGACCCAGCAGCCTCCCAGATGACTTCTTTTCCT TTGACTACGAGGGCCTGATGAAGAACCTGTCG TGCAGGACCCCCGAGCAGCAAATGAGGCCGTATCTTAAAGAGCACCTCCCCAAACGGCTGCATTTTGCCAACAACGTGAGAATAGAGAGAGGCCACCTGTATATGGAAGAAGGCTGGCAGGCGGCGCT AAACAGGAAGGAAATCAAGTACTGTACGGGCGGGTTCCATGGTTCAGATAACGTCTTCACCAACATGCAG GCAATCTTCATCGGTTATGGTCCAGGATTTAAAAGCAGCACTGTTGTGCCTCCTTTTGAGAACATTGAACTCTACAACCTTATGTGCG ATCTTTTGGGTGTTCCTCCTGCTCCAAACAACGGTACACACGGGAGTCTGAACCACCTCTTGAAACGTCCAGTCCACTTCCCTGTTCACCCTGCACAGCTCTCCCATGACATCCCCTGTGAGACCAGTAACCTCCGCCCCATTGCCGACCTAAATTGCTCCTGCCAGCCCAGAACAACAGATGAG GAGGAACAGTTGAACAGATTAATGATTAATAGAAGTGATG ctAAAGCTACCTTACGCCGCCTGCACCATCCTTTCGGCGTCCCCAGCGTCGTCCTACCAGACGCCACCTTTTGTCTGCTTCACCAGACAGACTACGTTATTGGATACAGCCAAGACCGTCACATGGCTCTTTGGGTGTCGTACACCGTCCCCCGTGTG CTTAAAGTGTTTTTCTTGGCTCCATCTTTGGAGGCGTGTGTTCGCGTAGACCCTCGCATTCCACCGGCCACCAGCCAGACGTGTGACAACGCTTACGGCCTTCTGCATTACccca GTCTGAACGGTGATGGACCACTAACAGACTCACTCATCACAAGCAACATGGTGCCAATGTTCCCTGCATTTAAAG ATGTTTGGGTTCATTTCCAAATTTTCCTGCTTCCCAACTATGCAGAGCAGCTGGATGGACTCAACGTACTGAGTGGACCAATATTTGATGAAGACTATAATGGGAAAGTTGACGCCTACAAGCCATCCGCACC GAACGAGGCCCACATCCCCACACATTTCTTTGTGATCCTGACCAGTTGTGGCAATTCCACACTGGGTCCTTCGAACTGTAAGGGTCCTCTTCGAGTTAGGTCCTTCATCCTGCCCCACAGAGCTGATTACACAGAGAGCTGCTCT AATGGCTCAGATTTCACGTGGGTGGAGGACTGGATGCAGCTGCACACCGCCCGCGTGCGGGACATCGAACTGCTGACTGGACTGAGCTTCTACCACGACAGGTTGTCCGTGGAAGAGACACTACAGCTGAAGACTTTTTTACACAGTGCTTGA